In a genomic window of Shouchella clausii:
- the ctaG gene encoding cytochrome c oxidase assembly factor CtaG has translation MEMLLTELGFRALWTPELIIALIGVALIYSWFFRRTNAGPKRKPLFFFLGLAALYLGWGSPLYVTGHVMMTLHMLQMVFAYFIAVPLLLLGIPQAWYEAVRSKLAFKPLRLVWNPICALLLFNGLFSFYHVPAMFDMLMQSPVLHSLYEWVLLFTAALMWWFILSPLPSSYKLPDLRRIFYIFANGLLITPACALIIFAPSAMYATYTDPLVWANVMAYCLPGGAGPELMLSAFGTPESLSIFEARIDQQLAGVLMKIFQEIVYGIAIGYVFKQWLKKEKLQDGELTISDVPHS, from the coding sequence CGCGCTTTATGGACACCTGAATTGATTATTGCTCTCATCGGCGTTGCTTTGATATATAGCTGGTTTTTCAGGAGGACAAACGCTGGACCAAAACGAAAGCCACTCTTCTTTTTCCTCGGATTGGCAGCGCTTTACTTAGGGTGGGGCAGTCCTCTTTATGTAACGGGGCATGTGATGATGACACTGCATATGTTACAAATGGTATTTGCTTATTTTATCGCTGTCCCGCTTTTGTTGCTAGGCATTCCACAAGCGTGGTACGAGGCGGTTCGCTCAAAACTTGCTTTTAAGCCGCTTCGGCTGGTTTGGAATCCAATTTGTGCACTGCTTTTGTTTAATGGATTGTTTTCATTTTACCACGTTCCAGCAATGTTTGATATGCTCATGCAGTCGCCAGTGTTGCATAGTTTGTATGAATGGGTATTGCTTTTCACTGCGGCCCTGATGTGGTGGTTTATCTTATCACCGTTGCCAAGCTCGTACAAGCTCCCCGATTTGCGGAGGATTTTTTACATATTTGCAAACGGCTTATTGATTACTCCTGCTTGTGCATTGATCATTTTTGCTCCATCCGCTATGTATGCCACATACACAGACCCTCTTGTGTGGGCAAATGTAATGGCTTATTGTTTGCCTGGCGGGGCCGGGCCAGAACTGATGTTGTCGGCATTTGGAACCCCTGAGTCCCTTTCTATTTTTGAAGCGCGAATTGATCAGCAGCTTGCTGGTGTGTTAATGAAAATTTTCCAAGAGATCGTTTACGGAATCGCAATTGGCTATGTATTTAAGCAGTGGCTGAAAAAAGAAAAATTGCAAGACGGCGAACTGACGATTAGCGATGTGCCTCATTCATAA
- the argC gene encoding N-acetyl-gamma-glutamyl-phosphate reductase: MEVGIIGATGYSGLELIRLLKNHPHVTNIMLYSSSQSGETINRLYPHLQNEEWKPLKEIDLKKISAEIDVMFLATPPGVSAEWSGPLLEAGLSVIDLSGDLRLSDRSVYEKWYKRSSAKEGLIEQAIYGLSEWNKSTIKTAKLIANPGCFPTAALLALIPLIQAGAIERDSIVIDAKSGTSGAGKSPTSMTHFSETNENFKIYQVASHKHTPEIEQQLAKWGAQPPLSFQPHLVPMVRGIMATIYAKAAKPLSNEWLTDCYNSAYDNAPFVRIKENGTFPATKHVFGSNYCDIGFCYDERTGRVIVASVIDNLMKGAAGQAVQNFNLMHGFDETAGLEAVPMYP; encoded by the coding sequence ATGGAAGTTGGCATTATAGGCGCGACAGGTTATAGCGGTCTTGAATTGATTCGTCTGTTGAAAAACCATCCTCATGTAACAAATATTATGCTGTATTCATCTTCGCAAAGTGGGGAAACGATCAACCGTTTGTATCCCCATTTACAAAACGAAGAATGGAAGCCGTTAAAAGAAATCGACTTAAAAAAGATTTCCGCTGAAATCGATGTGATGTTTTTAGCGACTCCTCCAGGTGTGTCCGCAGAGTGGAGTGGTCCGTTGCTTGAGGCCGGGCTGTCTGTGATTGACTTAAGTGGCGATTTGCGTTTGAGCGACCGGAGCGTTTATGAGAAATGGTATAAGCGCTCATCTGCAAAGGAGGGGCTTATAGAGCAGGCCATTTACGGTTTAAGCGAGTGGAACAAATCAACCATTAAAACTGCGAAATTGATTGCCAATCCTGGCTGTTTTCCAACGGCGGCGCTTTTAGCGCTCATACCGCTTATTCAAGCTGGTGCAATTGAGCGTGATTCGATTGTTATCGATGCAAAGTCGGGGACGTCGGGAGCTGGCAAATCGCCTACTTCGATGACGCATTTTAGTGAAACAAATGAGAATTTTAAGATCTATCAAGTTGCATCTCATAAACATACGCCAGAGATTGAGCAGCAATTGGCAAAATGGGGAGCGCAGCCACCACTGTCTTTTCAACCTCATCTCGTCCCAATGGTAAGGGGGATTATGGCGACCATTTACGCCAAGGCGGCAAAACCCCTCAGCAATGAGTGGTTAACCGACTGCTATAACAGTGCTTATGATAATGCTCCTTTTGTACGAATAAAAGAAAATGGAACGTTTCCGGCGACAAAACATGTCTTTGGCAGCAATTATTGCGATATTGGCTTTTGTTATGACGAGAGGACGGGACGTGTCATTGTTGCTTCTGTCATTGATAATCTTATGAAAGGAGCCGCTGGCCAGGCGGTTCAAAATTTCAATCTAATGCACGGATTTGACGAAACAGCAGGGCTTGAGGCCGTGCCAATGTATCCATAA
- the argJ gene encoding bifunctional glutamate N-acetyltransferase/amino-acid acetyltransferase ArgJ — MLTKQTTGQAWKQIKGSITDVKGFTTAGAHCGLKRKRLDIGAIFCDVPANAAGVFTLNQIQAAPLKVTKESLAHSSGKLQAVLVNSGNANACTGASGLVDAYEMRALAAAKFAVPEEAVAVTSTGVIGEKMPMEKVRSGIEDLVLSKESTPFAEAILTTDTGTKEVCVEVVIDQKTVRIAGVAKGSGMIHPNMATMLGFITTDANVEPAALKRALAKATDETFNRITVDGDTSTNDMVLVLASGLADNQPLDETHPEWANFYGALSACAESLAKKIAKDGEGATKLIEVQVTGAVSDEEAGKVAKAIVGSDLVKTAVYGKDGNWGRIICAIGYSGCTLDPDTIDIAIGPYETLVQSEPVVVDDTAISKYMEAETIVIKADLHQGQGVGKAWGCDLTYDYVRINAGYRT; from the coding sequence ATGTTAACCAAACAGACAACAGGGCAAGCATGGAAGCAAATCAAAGGGTCGATTACCGATGTAAAAGGGTTCACGACAGCAGGCGCCCATTGTGGGCTAAAAAGAAAACGATTAGACATTGGCGCGATTTTCTGTGACGTGCCAGCCAATGCTGCTGGTGTATTTACGCTAAACCAAATTCAGGCAGCTCCGCTTAAAGTAACGAAGGAAAGCCTTGCTCATAGCAGCGGCAAACTGCAAGCAGTGCTTGTTAACAGTGGAAATGCCAATGCATGTACAGGGGCGTCAGGACTCGTGGATGCCTATGAAATGCGGGCACTGGCAGCAGCAAAATTTGCGGTTCCAGAAGAGGCGGTTGCTGTTACTTCCACAGGCGTGATCGGGGAAAAAATGCCGATGGAAAAAGTGCGCTCTGGAATTGAGGACCTGGTCCTGTCCAAGGAGTCGACTCCGTTTGCAGAAGCAATTTTGACAACGGATACTGGAACGAAAGAAGTATGTGTGGAAGTAGTGATTGATCAAAAGACAGTACGGATTGCCGGTGTTGCCAAAGGATCAGGCATGATTCATCCAAATATGGCGACAATGCTTGGTTTTATTACAACTGATGCGAATGTCGAGCCTGCCGCATTAAAACGGGCGCTAGCCAAGGCCACGGATGAGACGTTCAACCGTATTACTGTAGACGGGGACACGTCAACAAATGACATGGTTCTTGTGCTCGCTTCTGGTCTTGCCGATAATCAACCTTTAGATGAAACGCACCCTGAATGGGCGAATTTTTATGGCGCTTTGTCTGCATGCGCAGAAAGTTTGGCAAAAAAAATTGCCAAAGACGGAGAAGGAGCGACGAAATTAATCGAAGTTCAAGTAACTGGGGCTGTTAGTGATGAAGAAGCAGGCAAAGTCGCTAAAGCGATTGTTGGATCGGACTTAGTGAAAACGGCTGTTTACGGCAAAGACGGCAACTGGGGCCGAATCATTTGTGCTATTGGCTATAGCGGCTGCACGCTTGACCCGGACACGATCGACATCGCGATTGGCCCTTACGAAACGCTTGTGCAAAGTGAACCTGTTGTTGTAGACGATACCGCTATTAGCAAGTATATGGAAGCCGAAACGATCGTCATCAAGGCTGATCTCCACCAAGGGCAAGGCGTCGGCAAAGCATGGGGCTGTGACTTAACATACGATTACGTCCGCATCAATGCAGGATACCGGACATAA
- the argB gene encoding acetylglutamate kinase, whose protein sequence is MATVVIKIGGSTLEALEEGFYKGVVKRASLGDKIMIVHGGGPAINNLLQAMAVESQFVNGLRKTTAGVLTAAEAALSGQINKQLVRSLYRAGGKAVGLSGSDGHLLKTTPIDADKLGFVGAVESVNIDLLFNVAKAGYIPVIAPIGMDENYQSYNINADTAAAAVAKASKAEELVFVTDVDGVQKDGKVIEEMDEVLAKRYIEEGVIYGGMVPKVNACLDSLSGALTKARIVSGKKAYHPSAGTAIVKPSNVLTSGA, encoded by the coding sequence ATGGCAACAGTGGTAATCAAAATAGGGGGAAGCACCCTTGAAGCGTTAGAGGAAGGATTTTATAAGGGAGTTGTTAAACGGGCTAGCCTAGGCGACAAGATCATGATTGTTCACGGGGGCGGGCCAGCGATTAACAATCTCTTACAAGCGATGGCGGTAGAATCACAGTTTGTGAACGGCTTGCGTAAAACAACGGCAGGAGTATTAACAGCCGCAGAAGCAGCCTTATCCGGGCAAATCAACAAACAGCTCGTCCGCTCTCTTTATCGGGCAGGCGGGAAAGCCGTTGGCTTATCCGGCAGTGACGGACATTTATTGAAAACAACTCCAATTGACGCCGACAAACTAGGGTTTGTCGGCGCGGTCGAGTCCGTGAACATTGACTTGCTTTTCAATGTTGCTAAAGCTGGCTACATACCGGTTATTGCACCGATTGGGATGGATGAAAACTATCAATCGTACAACATCAATGCAGATACTGCGGCTGCTGCGGTCGCTAAAGCGAGCAAAGCGGAGGAGCTCGTATTCGTCACTGATGTAGACGGTGTCCAAAAAGACGGGAAAGTCATTGAGGAAATGGATGAGGTTTTGGCCAAGCGCTATATAGAAGAGGGCGTTATCTATGGAGGAATGGTGCCAAAAGTGAACGCATGTTTAGACAGTTTAAGCGGGGCATTGACGAAAGCACGGATTGTCAGCGGCAAAAAGGCGTATCACCCTTCCGCAGGGACGGCGATTGTCAAACCAAGTAACGTCCTTACATCGGGCGCTTAA
- a CDS encoding acetylornithine transaminase, with the protein MSYLFPTYSKKSLCIKEGRGAWLQTEDGKDYLDFMAGIAVCNLGHRHPKVVAALHQQVDRLWHASNLFHYDVQEEAARQLVQASACDYVFFTNSGTEANEAAIKLARKATGKNHIVSMKQSFHGRTLGSMAATGQDGIKSGFGPMLQSFSYAQFNDMASLHEAVTDETAAIMVEIVQGEGGVHVMTASFAEAMVALCKEQNLLLIVDEIQTGMGRTGKLFAYEHYGLEPDIVTVAKGLGNGFPIGAMLGKASLKEAFGIGSHGSTFGGNPLAAATAIAVLAELSADGFLPEVEEKAERFVAYLKGELSGIAIVKDIRHKGFLIGIETAIPALDLIAACEQQGLLLLPAGSHVTRLLPPLTVSESEWRQAVAIIKQAATIYERENSFSS; encoded by the coding sequence GTGAGCTATTTATTCCCAACCTATTCTAAAAAAAGCCTCTGTATTAAGGAAGGACGAGGGGCATGGCTGCAAACAGAAGACGGAAAAGATTATCTTGATTTTATGGCCGGCATTGCCGTTTGCAATTTGGGGCACCGCCACCCTAAAGTCGTAGCGGCGCTCCATCAGCAAGTCGACCGCCTTTGGCACGCATCGAACCTCTTTCACTATGATGTCCAGGAAGAGGCGGCAAGGCAATTGGTACAGGCAAGTGCATGTGATTATGTGTTTTTCACGAACAGCGGCACAGAAGCGAATGAAGCGGCGATTAAGCTAGCCCGCAAAGCGACTGGAAAAAACCATATTGTATCGATGAAACAATCTTTCCATGGCCGGACACTTGGAAGCATGGCCGCAACAGGGCAAGACGGGATTAAAAGCGGTTTCGGGCCAATGCTGCAGTCCTTTTCGTATGCTCAGTTTAACGATATGGCTTCCTTGCATGAAGCGGTCACCGATGAAACAGCAGCGATTATGGTAGAAATCGTTCAAGGCGAGGGAGGCGTCCATGTCATGACAGCGTCTTTTGCCGAAGCGATGGTGGCCCTTTGCAAGGAACAGAATTTGCTGCTCATTGTCGATGAGATTCAAACGGGCATGGGACGTACCGGCAAACTGTTTGCCTATGAACATTACGGCCTTGAGCCAGATATCGTGACTGTTGCGAAAGGGCTAGGCAACGGCTTTCCAATTGGAGCGATGCTTGGCAAGGCGTCTTTAAAAGAAGCGTTTGGCATAGGCAGCCACGGTTCTACGTTTGGCGGCAACCCTTTAGCAGCTGCAACGGCAATAGCGGTCTTAGCCGAATTAAGCGCAGACGGCTTCTTGCCAGAAGTGGAAGAGAAGGCGGAGCGTTTTGTTGCTTACTTAAAAGGGGAGCTAAGTGGCATTGCAATCGTTAAAGACATACGCCACAAAGGTTTTTTGATTGGCATTGAAACAGCGATACCGGCACTGGATTTAATTGCAGCGTGTGAGCAACAAGGTTTGCTGCTGCTTCCTGCAGGCAGTCATGTGACACGGCTGTTGCCGCCGCTTACCGTGTCTGAAAGCGAATGGCGCCAAGCTGTGGCGATCATCAAACAAGCGGCAACGATCTATGAACGAGAGAACAGCTTTTCCTCTTAA
- a CDS encoding carbamoyl phosphate synthase small subunit, with amino-acid sequence MKGSIVLETGETFVGNWHGEPKQVEGEIVFFTGMTGYQEVITDPSFKGQIVVFTYPLIGNYGVNESDFESSKPQVEGVIVCEAASDPSHWKMKKSVVDYLSEHRIPYMSGVDTRAIVKRIRQHGDMRAVLTTDSRNANVQETRLLSDKFVVADVSVTEPVVYNATGTTHIAVLDYGCKQSIIRSLVKKGAKVTQLPYNTDFAVLEALKPDGVLLSNGPGNPKQLQALLPDIKKVAETFPTLGICLGHQLLALAYGGDTQKLRFGHRGANQPVLDSCTGRVCMTSQNHSYVVTEESLASSILEPRFYNINDRSIEGLVHPKRPVMSIQFHPEASPGPVDSTEIFDAFLAPLLSKGRDHQYA; translated from the coding sequence ATGAAAGGCTCGATCGTATTGGAAACGGGAGAAACATTTGTAGGTAACTGGCATGGTGAACCTAAGCAAGTCGAAGGCGAAATTGTCTTCTTTACTGGCATGACAGGTTATCAAGAAGTGATAACCGATCCGTCATTTAAAGGACAAATCGTCGTGTTTACGTACCCGTTAATCGGAAATTATGGCGTTAATGAGAGTGATTTTGAAAGCAGCAAGCCGCAAGTCGAAGGCGTCATTGTTTGCGAAGCTGCCAGTGACCCATCACATTGGAAAATGAAAAAAAGCGTTGTCGACTATTTAAGTGAACACCGCATTCCTTATATGTCAGGGGTAGATACACGGGCAATTGTGAAACGAATTCGCCAACATGGAGACATGCGTGCAGTATTAACGACTGATTCCCGAAATGCCAATGTCCAGGAGACGAGGCTTTTGTCTGATAAGTTTGTTGTTGCCGATGTGAGCGTCACAGAACCCGTCGTTTACAACGCCACAGGCACAACCCACATTGCCGTACTAGACTATGGCTGTAAACAATCAATCATCCGTTCACTTGTCAAAAAAGGTGCGAAAGTGACGCAGCTGCCATACAACACAGATTTTGCTGTGCTCGAAGCACTCAAACCGGACGGTGTCCTCCTCTCAAATGGACCTGGAAATCCAAAGCAGCTGCAAGCATTGTTGCCAGACATTAAAAAGGTAGCGGAAACGTTTCCGACGTTAGGAATCTGCTTAGGCCACCAGTTGCTTGCATTGGCCTATGGAGGGGATACACAAAAGCTCCGATTCGGCCATCGCGGCGCAAACCAGCCGGTGCTTGACAGCTGCACAGGGCGTGTGTGTATGACGTCGCAAAACCATAGTTATGTAGTGACGGAAGAATCGCTTGCTTCATCGATCCTTGAGCCTCGTTTTTACAACATTAATGATCGATCGATAGAAGGCCTCGTTCATCCGAAACGGCCAGTAATGAGCATCCAGTTTCATCCGGAAGCAAGCCCAGGTCCAGTCGATTCGACTGAAATTTTTGATGCGTTTTTGGCGCCGCTTTTAAGCAAAGGGAGAGATCACCAATATGCGTAA
- a CDS encoding carbamoyl phosphate synthase large subunit produces MRKPHIKTVLVIGSGPIVIGQAAEFDYSGTQGCLALKEEGIRVVLLNPNPATVMTDDSCADTVYFEPLSVETVVNIFKREKPDGLLATLGGQTGLNLALKLHEQGLLAAYGVELLGTPIESIQKGEDREQFRALMHQLNEPVPDSEIVHSASEALRFAEQAGYPIIVRPAYTLGGAGGGIADCEKELKAIVENGLAQSPISQCLIEKSIAGFKEIEYEVMRDENDTCITVCNMENIDPVGIHTGDSIVVAPSQTLTDKDYQMLRAASLKIIRALGIIGGCNIQFALDPNSDRYYLIEVNPRVSRSSALASKATGYPIARMAAKLSIGYYLHELKNPVTGYTYASFEPSLDYCIVKFPRWPFDKFFTANRKLGTQMKATGEVMAIERSFEAAVQKAIRSLEIDVAGLEMPVLSGSGEKELWQHVLQADDARLFALFELLRRGETCANLHEKTNIDMFFLKKFEKLVHLEKETKQLSLEFISKEALHQLKIAGFSDEAIARYLGAPKEKVTAKRIDWGIKPAYKMVDTCAAEFEAATPYFYSSYCGENEAMPSAQKKVLIIGSGPIRIGQGIEFDYCSVHGAKAVRKQGYEAIIMNNNPETVSTDYATADRLYFEPLSFEDVYAVCALEQPEGVIVTLGGQTGIKLVQELEEAGLPVLGVSADTIDMLEDRERFYSFMNNIGVPHIPGETANDLEDACCRAKATDYPVLLRPSYVIGGQGMALVSSETELTSYLQNHEYSGLFPLLIDHFIEGIEVDVDVLTDGKSIRIAGMFEHVEKAGVHSGDSTAVTPPHTLSASMLAQLEEAAKKIATGIHFRGLFNIQFVVAGDRYYVIEVNPRASRTVPLLAKIYGEPFVEQAVKLMLGCSINELDPPKKQGDFVAVKAPVFSYSKLAGLDPLLGAEMKSTGELLMIGESVEEAFAKVFAPFEEPISLYKPREEKSVFVDLADEHKHDFSEILQKLEQVGCTLVKDDFAKWLESPHACALISVPPLGKRNGANMRMAALAKQLTVISAKETATAMLAYFEQSKKSCKPIQEWHRLRKTEMAGETN; encoded by the coding sequence ATGCGTAAACCACACATCAAGACGGTCCTTGTCATTGGTTCAGGGCCAATTGTCATCGGCCAGGCAGCAGAATTTGATTATTCCGGCACGCAAGGTTGCTTAGCGTTAAAAGAAGAAGGCATCCGTGTGGTGTTGTTAAACCCAAACCCAGCAACGGTCATGACCGATGATTCATGTGCGGATACGGTGTATTTTGAGCCGTTGTCGGTGGAGACGGTTGTCAACATTTTCAAGAGGGAGAAACCTGACGGGCTGTTGGCGACGCTAGGTGGGCAAACAGGTTTAAATCTCGCCTTGAAGCTTCATGAACAAGGCTTGCTCGCTGCCTATGGCGTCGAACTGCTAGGCACGCCAATTGAATCGATCCAAAAAGGGGAAGACCGTGAGCAATTTCGGGCTTTAATGCATCAATTAAACGAGCCGGTGCCTGATAGTGAAATTGTCCATAGTGCGTCTGAAGCGCTTCGCTTTGCTGAACAAGCTGGCTACCCGATCATTGTCCGTCCAGCTTATACGCTTGGTGGGGCAGGGGGCGGAATTGCCGATTGTGAAAAAGAGTTGAAAGCAATCGTAGAAAATGGCCTTGCCCAAAGCCCGATTAGCCAATGTTTGATTGAAAAAAGCATCGCTGGCTTTAAAGAAATTGAATATGAAGTGATGCGTGATGAAAACGACACGTGCATTACGGTTTGTAACATGGAGAACATTGATCCTGTCGGCATTCATACCGGCGATTCCATTGTCGTAGCGCCATCGCAAACTCTTACCGACAAAGACTATCAAATGCTCCGTGCCGCGTCTTTAAAAATAATTCGCGCTTTAGGGATCATTGGCGGCTGCAATATTCAATTTGCCCTTGACCCGAACAGCGACCGTTACTATTTAATCGAAGTCAACCCTCGTGTCAGCAGGTCGTCGGCACTTGCTTCAAAAGCAACTGGCTATCCGATCGCGCGGATGGCGGCAAAACTGTCAATTGGCTACTATTTACATGAATTGAAAAATCCGGTGACTGGCTATACATACGCCAGTTTTGAACCTAGCTTGGATTACTGCATTGTCAAATTCCCGCGCTGGCCATTTGATAAATTTTTTACCGCTAACCGCAAGCTTGGTACGCAAATGAAAGCAACTGGTGAAGTGATGGCGATTGAACGTTCATTTGAAGCAGCTGTCCAAAAAGCGATTCGCTCCTTGGAAATTGATGTAGCCGGCTTGGAAATGCCGGTGCTCAGCGGCAGTGGGGAAAAGGAGCTTTGGCAGCACGTCCTCCAAGCGGACGACGCTAGGTTATTTGCGCTATTTGAACTCTTGCGCCGTGGTGAAACGTGTGCCAACCTCCATGAGAAAACAAACATAGATATGTTTTTCTTGAAGAAGTTTGAAAAGCTGGTGCACTTAGAAAAAGAAACAAAGCAGCTATCGCTCGAATTCATTTCAAAAGAAGCGCTGCATCAGTTAAAAATCGCAGGTTTTTCGGATGAAGCGATCGCCCGTTACTTAGGGGCGCCAAAGGAAAAAGTGACAGCGAAACGGATCGATTGGGGAATAAAGCCAGCTTATAAAATGGTTGACACATGCGCTGCTGAATTTGAAGCGGCAACTCCTTATTTTTATTCGAGTTATTGCGGAGAAAACGAAGCCATGCCGAGTGCGCAAAAAAAGGTGCTCATTATCGGCTCAGGACCAATCCGGATCGGCCAAGGGATTGAGTTTGATTATTGTTCAGTTCATGGCGCTAAAGCCGTTCGCAAACAAGGCTATGAAGCAATCATTATGAATAACAATCCTGAAACGGTAAGCACCGATTATGCCACCGCAGATAGACTATACTTTGAGCCACTCTCTTTTGAAGATGTATACGCCGTTTGCGCGTTGGAACAGCCAGAAGGCGTCATTGTTACATTAGGCGGGCAAACAGGAATTAAATTAGTGCAGGAGCTTGAGGAAGCTGGCCTCCCTGTGCTTGGCGTATCTGCTGATACGATTGACATGCTTGAAGACAGAGAACGTTTTTATTCATTTATGAACAACATTGGCGTCCCCCATATTCCTGGCGAAACAGCCAATGATTTGGAAGACGCCTGCTGCCGTGCTAAGGCAACGGACTATCCAGTACTTCTTCGCCCTTCTTATGTGATTGGTGGGCAAGGGATGGCGCTTGTTTCTAGTGAAACGGAACTGACTTCTTATTTACAAAACCATGAGTACAGCGGGTTGTTTCCATTATTGATTGACCATTTTATTGAAGGGATTGAAGTCGATGTCGATGTATTAACCGACGGCAAATCAATCCGAATAGCCGGCATGTTTGAACATGTTGAAAAAGCGGGTGTCCATTCAGGCGACAGTACAGCCGTTACACCGCCCCATACTTTATCGGCGTCTATGTTGGCCCAATTGGAAGAAGCGGCGAAAAAAATAGCGACTGGCATTCACTTTCGTGGCCTCTTTAATATTCAATTTGTTGTTGCCGGCGACCGCTATTATGTGATTGAAGTCAATCCTCGGGCATCACGGACAGTACCGCTGCTTGCCAAAATTTACGGGGAGCCATTTGTCGAACAAGCAGTGAAGCTTATGCTAGGCTGTTCCATTAATGAGCTGGATCCACCGAAAAAACAAGGCGATTTTGTTGCCGTAAAAGCGCCGGTATTTTCATACAGCAAGCTAGCAGGGCTCGATCCACTTCTTGGCGCGGAAATGAAGTCGACTGGAGAGCTGCTCATGATTGGTGAAAGTGTAGAAGAAGCGTTTGCCAAAGTGTTTGCTCCTTTTGAAGAACCAATCTCTTTGTATAAACCAAGAGAAGAGAAATCGGTTTTTGTGGATCTTGCGGATGAGCATAAGCACGATTTTTCTGAGATTTTGCAGAAACTGGAACAAGTAGGGTGTACGTTAGTAAAAGACGATTTTGCCAAGTGGCTAGAAAGCCCCCATGCGTGTGCGTTAATCAGCGTGCCGCCTCTTGGGAAGCGTAACGGAGCAAATATGCGAATGGCGGCACTGGCCAAACAATTGACCGTGATCTCAGCAAAAGAGACGGCCACAGCAATGCTTGCTTATTTTGAGCAATCGAAAAAAAGCTGCAAGCCAATCCAAGAATGGCATCGCTTGCGAAAAACGGAAATGGCAGGGGAGACGAATTAA
- the argF gene encoding ornithine carbamoyltransferase: METVKTKLTGKHLLTLLDFTPTEVAQLLEEAKALKAALKKGEPHALLAGKSLGMIFENASTRTRVSFEVGMTQLGGHALFLSSRDLQIGRGEPVKDTANVLSRYVDAIMIRTNSHKKVAEFAKHSSVPVINALTDAFHPCQALADALTIIEHKGTLAGKKLVYIGDGNNVAHSLLAVGAKTGMDVTVASPEGYEVDRAIFAKAQEAALQTGAKLVSTNDPEAAVADADVLYTDVWASMGYEQEQTSRAEALAPYQVNHKLAKGAKNDYLFLHCLPAHRGEEVTADVIDGPHSAIYDQAENRLHVQKAILAALIR; the protein is encoded by the coding sequence ATGGAGACGGTAAAAACAAAGTTGACAGGGAAACACTTGCTCACGTTGCTTGACTTTACGCCAACGGAAGTAGCTCAGCTGTTAGAAGAGGCTAAGGCGTTAAAAGCAGCCTTGAAAAAAGGAGAGCCTCACGCTCTTCTTGCCGGCAAGTCGCTTGGGATGATTTTTGAAAATGCTTCAACGCGTACACGCGTTTCCTTTGAAGTTGGAATGACGCAATTGGGCGGGCATGCCCTCTTTCTAAGCAGCCGAGATTTGCAAATCGGCAGAGGAGAACCGGTGAAAGACACGGCCAATGTGCTTTCTCGTTATGTAGATGCAATTATGATCCGCACGAATTCCCATAAGAAAGTGGCCGAATTTGCAAAGCATTCTTCTGTGCCGGTTATTAACGCCTTAACAGATGCTTTTCATCCTTGTCAGGCACTGGCAGACGCATTGACCATCATTGAGCATAAAGGCACATTGGCTGGAAAGAAACTTGTCTATATTGGCGACGGCAACAATGTTGCTCATTCCCTTCTTGCTGTAGGCGCCAAAACGGGTATGGATGTCACAGTTGCAAGTCCGGAAGGTTATGAAGTCGATCGAGCGATTTTTGCTAAAGCGCAAGAAGCCGCTTTGCAAACAGGTGCCAAGCTGGTGAGCACAAATGACCCTGAAGCAGCTGTGGCAGACGCTGATGTTCTTTATACGGACGTTTGGGCAAGCATGGGCTACGAGCAAGAGCAAACGAGCAGAGCAGAGGCGCTAGCTCCTTACCAAGTCAATCATAAGTTGGCAAAGGGAGCCAAAAACGATTATCTGTTCTTGCATTGCTTGCCTGCCCACCGAGGCGAAGAAGTAACAGCAGACGTCATTGATGGCCCCCATTCAGCCATTTATGACCAAGCAGAAAACCGCCTTCATGTACAAAAAGCAATTTTGGCTGCCCTTATCCGTTAA